TTGTGGCTCACCCTGGAATCATTCATGAACCTAAAACAATTAAAGAACTAACCTATCGGGAAATGCGAGAATTAGCTTATGCAGGCTTTGCAGTATTACATGATGAAGCCTTGATGCCTGCTTACCGTGCTAGTATCCCTGTCGTTATCAAAAATACAAATAATCCTGAACATCCAGGAACCTTGATCACAACATCTAGAACAGTAAAACACGACCCTGTTGTCGGAATTGCCAGCGACCAAGGATTTGCCAGCATTTATATTAGTAAATATTTAATGAATAGAGAATTAGGCTTTGGGCGTCGTTTATTGCAAATTCTAGAAGAGCTCGGTCTTAGTTATGAGCACATGCCTTCTGGAATCGATGATATTTCGATTATTTTGCGAGAAGAGCAATTGACGATTGAGATCGAGGAACAATTAATGGAGCGCTTGGAGCGTGAACTTGAGCCAGATGAATTACGGATCGCACATGGTTTATCGATGTTGATGGTGGTTGGTGAGGGCATGCGCCAACGGATCGGGGTTATGGCAGACAGCACTGCCGCTTTAGCTTTTAATAAAATCAACTTAGAAATGATCAATCAAGGTTCTTCTGAGGTCAGTATTATGTTTGGAATTCGTGAAGATCAAGAGAAAAAAGCGATCCAAGCCTTATATAAAACATTTTTTGAAGTGGAATAAAATAGGCAAATGATGAGATAAAACGATTGATTGGTTTTATCCCATCATTTTGTTTAGTGTTGTGTTGCTAATTTAATACTTAGTTTTTTTCACCAGATGAGTAATTGGATAAGGTTTACCAAAACCATCGACTGCATCCTCTGATTTAATTTCAAAGCCGTGATTTAAATAGAATTTTTTAGCCTGTTCATTTTGAGTATTCACGTCAATTCTGTTTATCCCTTCATTGTCAACTAGCCACGTCAATATTCTACTACCATAGCGTTTTCCAATAAAATTAGGATCAAGGAATAACATGACTAACTCATGATGATCAAGACCACTAAAACCAACTAACTCATCGTTTTCACTCCAGATAGTTAAGTCAACACTATCTAAATTTTCAGGAATTATTTTTTATAAAAATTGAAATCTTCCTCAGATAAAAAATCATGTGTATTTTTTACTGATCTTTCCCATATTTTGATAATTGAACGATAATCCTCTTTGTTTGCTTTTCTTTTAGTTAACATACTTGTTTCCTCCGTTCGTTGTTTGGTTACCCACTCCTTTCCATTTATCCTTTAATTATTTTCTGAGTATAACCCTAGTTAAAATATGTATTCATTTTATATTTACCTCAACTTTTTGATAGCATTTATCTTAAAGAGGTTTTGTAATGATGTCAACAATTTATCGACTTTTACTGGGTTAATCCTTATTTTTTCTACCAAAAACTGTTGACTTTGATGATCTATTTTCAAAGAAAGCATTCTCATCACGACATGACTAGAGTACAATAAAACTAAGCTATTTATGAAAAGGTGGGGTAAGTATGATCGAGTTGTTTAATGTCAGTAAAAATTATGGAACAAAACAAGCGTTGAAGGAATTGAGCTTAACCATTAAGCCGGGAGAAATTTTTGGTTTTCTTGGGCATAATGGGGCAGGTAAATCAACAACCATCAAAAGTCTAGTAAGTATCATTCAGCCTTCTAGTGGTTCAATCAAGGTTGACAGTTTGGAATTATCAGAAAATCGGCAAGCCATCAAGCAAAAAATTGCCTACGTGCCGGACACTCCTGATATCTTTTTACAGTTAACAGCAGGAGAATACTGGGATTTGATCAGTGCCGCTTATGGACTTGAAGAGACACAAAAACAAACACGCTTAAGTGAGTTGGCTTCTTTGTTTGATATGTTGAGTCATCAAGATGAAACGTTGGCAAGTTTTTCTCATGGTATGCGCCAAAAAACGATCATTATTGGGGCCTTATTGCCTGATCCTGATATTTGGATTTTAGACGAGCCTTTACAAGGGTTGGATCCCCAAGCTGCATTTGATTTGAAAGAAATGATGAAGGCTCATGCTGCCAAAGGGAAAACTGTCATTTTCTCAACCCATGCGTTAGATACCGCAGAACAACTGTGTGATCAATTAGCGATTCTAAAGAAAGGTGAACTCATCTACAACGGTTCTGTTGCTGACTTATTAGCGCAATCACCAAATGAATCTTTAGAATCCATCTACTTGAAGATGGCTGGTCGGCAATCGGATATGCAATTATTAGAACGTATTGAAGGTGATCTGGATGAATAAAACACAGCTGCTTGAATTGACTCGAGTGAATTTACGTTATGCCAACCCGCAAGTGACCGATCGCGCTCGAAGAAAAGGCAAAAGTGGAAAAGCGCTGACACGAGCCTTGATCAATCAGTATTTGCTTTCTGGTGTTCTATTTTTGTTCATCTATGGCGCCACAATGTTTCTGATTGATTTTAGTCAAATGCCAGGGTTCTTTACTTATTATGTCGCTTTATTTAGCATTTTAGCTTTCTCGCAAGGAATCTCGGTCATTTACAATGTCTTCTTTGAAAGTCAGGATTTACCAGCTTATCTCCCTTTGCCATTTAAACAAAGTACGATTTTTTCCGCAAAAATTTTGGTAGTTGCTTTAACAGTTACACCATTTGTTTTTCCAATGTTTGTCGTATTCTTGCTGACTGGTTGGCGAGCAGGGATTTTTCTACCAGTAACGATCATTCTAGCTGTTTTGCTTTTTTTATTAGTTTTAGCTACGGTATTTGCAGTTTGTTGTTTGATCGTCTTTGGCTTAACTCGGACTAAATTTTTCAAAGAGCATAAAAAAATCGTAACTAGTTTATTGTTAGGTATCTCAATGACGATTGCAATCGTTGGGATCATTTTTATGAATGGTCAAAGTTCTTACTCCGAAACAGGTCAAATGGATCGAAGTCCGATCACTATTTTATTGCCCTTGTTTCAGATTGTCGCTAATCCATTTTCTACATCAGGGTTGCTTAGTCTTGCAGGTTTACTTGGCATTTTTTTAGTTTTGATGTTTGCTGTTAAGCTGTTGATTTTGCCAAAGCTTTACGAGCAGTTAACAGATGCAACGACAGCCAAAGGTGCCCAACGTCGGAAATATAAAGCAAATCAAAATTTAGGCCAGCTACTAATAAATTATAATAAACAATTATTGAAAGAACCCAACTTAATTATGCAAGTATTGTCAAATTCTTTACTGATGCCAGTTATTTTTATCGTTACATTTGCAATCGGCGGCTCATTGAATTTAAGTCATTTAGATTTCCGTTTTATTGGGGTGGTCTTTTTAGGTGGCATTGCATTAGCTTGGATGACGATCAATCAAACTTCATTTATCAGTAATTTGATTTCTCTGGATCAAGAAAATTTTCATTTTGTACGGTCTTTGCCGATCTCAATGTCCAAGTATATGCAGAAAAAATTTTTGGTGGGATTGGTTATTCAATTTATTTTAACTGGCGGAATCGCATTGATCGGCAGTTGCCTCTTCCGATTACCACTACTTTTTGGCATTAGTTTCGTTGCAGGTGCCTTATTAGGGAGTTATCTGCTTTGTCTACGATTTTTTGCAAGAGACTATCGCTTTATTTTATTGGAATGGACCAGTATCAGCCAATTATTTAATCGTGGTGCAGGAAATACAGGGTTAGTTTTGACGATGTTGGGGTCAATTTTTGGTAGCTTGATTATTTTAGTGATTTATGGTTTTGCCGCTATGTATCTACCATTTTGGCCGCTCACATTAGGGGTTTTAATACTAATTGTGCTTGTAACTATTTTCTGGGTCCGTTACTATCGGAAAAATTTTTGGACAAATTTTGATTAAGTTATAGACAAAAAGAGGTCGAGATAAAAGCGTTTAGCTCCGAGAAATAAGAGGGGATTCACTAAAATTGCTCTTCAAATTTTTGTGAATTTCAGCTTATTTCCGAAGGAGCTGCTTTTTTCTCGCCGTTTATTCGGATTTAGAGAGCGAAACAAAACTGATTTTCAGTTTTTTCCCGCTCGTTTTCTGCTCTCAAGTAATCAGTTCATTTCAGCAGCGTTTTTCTGACGTTCTAATTCAGCTTTGATCTTTGGCTCCGGTGCAAAATCTGCCTCCCAGTTATCTGGCTTCATCACTTTATGGGTGACGGGATGATAATGTGGTTTACCATCTGGGAAAATTTTTCCCATGTTTGCTTCATGAACAATCGAAAAAACGTCAGTTGGATCGACGCCCAGCAATGAAAACGAACCGTATGTAAAATACAATAGATCGATCAATGCGTCAACTTGTTCTACTAAAGGATCAGTTACTTGCTTTTGTTTGCTCAGAACTTTTTCCTCAGCCTGATCGACTGATACTTTTAGCTGCTCTACTAATTCTTTAAAAACTGCTGGATCATTGTTCGCCGATCCATACAAAAACTCAACTAACTCTTCCGTTTTAAAACCCGCTCTATCTGATGCTTGCTTAGCAGAAAACGGCGTTGGAATTTTCGGTTTTCGATTATCAAATTTCTCGTGAAATGCTTCTGCTTTTTCAAATGGATTATCGATTTTCATAAAGTTCCTCCTCATATAACGATCATAAACTAACTTGAGCCTAACGGATCACATCATAATGACTCAACGCTTGGTAAATACCGTCTTCTTCATTACTTTTTGTTACATACTTAGCGGCCTTTTTGATCTCTTCCTCAGCATTTCCCATCGCTACACCATAGCCGACATGACTCAGCATTTCCAGATCGTTCCAGCTATCACCAAATGCCATCACTTCATCTAATGAGAGGTTAAAATGTTCAGCACAGCGCTTTATCCCAACTAATTTTGACCCCCCTGCTGGAATAATATCTACAGTGTATGGGTTAGATCGAGTCAAATGGCAACCTTCCAGTTGTTCTTTTAAAAAGCTTTCCTCTGATTTGGCACTCAAAAGAACGCATTGATAGATTGGTTCTTTTAATATGGCCAAATCAAAATAACGTTGATCTTTTCTGTGGATAGAAAAGCGACTGACTAAATTTTTGGCGATTGTCACAGGAAAACGCTTTGGTAAAAACCGGGACAGCTTTTTGGCCCATTTTTTTTGCCCAAAGCGCATCAGAGAACTGCCTTCCAAACTCTTTCTTGAACCAAACATGATTTGGCGATGATAGTCATCTGAAAATGTTACGATCCTTTTTAATGTCTCCTCAGGAAAATGATCTGCTCGAATCGTTTCGTCCTTTGTATAAACCAACTGGCCATTATACGTAACAAAAACATCCAGATTCAATTCATCTATCTGCTGGCTTAAATGAACGGGTCCTCGACCTGTCGCAACACCGCAAATGATTCCTTGTTCTTGCGCTAATGCAATTGCCTGTTTTGTTGACTCCAAAGCTTTAGCATTTTTATTCACTAGCGTGCCATCGATATCAAAGAAAATAGCTTTTATCATCTTTTCCCTTTCTTTGTTTCATTTTATATTTGGTTGATTAAAATAGGCCCATTTGTTTGGGATTTAAATTGTCATACTCCAGCTTAAGTGCGGCTTTCATTTCAAGTAAATTACCTGCCGCATCTCCACCAGAATTGTTATTGAAGATCACAGCAACTTCTTTAGCTTCGCCCGCCATTTTTTCGACAGCTTCACTTAATTCCGCAATTTCTTCTGCATTATAACGGTACAACGTGCGTTTCTTGCGCCAATCTTTGTCATTTGCCATCCACCCAGCAGCATTACGACCATGGAATCGAAACAAAACAAATTGATCATTTGTGACGTAAGGAAAAAAGGGAACAGGATTTGTCGGAATCTGTGGTTCATCGACTGCAACTAATGAAAATTGATTATTTTTCATAAATGATAGCGTTTGTTTGATGTACTTTGCCGTATACCATGAACCATTTCGCAATTCGATAGCAATTGGAAATCCAGCAAACCACTGACGAATTTTTTCAAGGTATTGAACATTTTCCTTTGTGCAGCTAAATGTTCCAGAAAATTGAATCAGAAAAGCAAACAGCTTTCCGCTTTCAATCATTGGTGCCATACTCGTTAGAAATGCTTCAACCATTTCTTCTTCATCTTGGTAATACTGTGCCCATTCACCTTGACAACTGATACCGCTATATACTTTCATGACAAATCGAAAATTCTCAGGTACTGATTTTGTCCATTCTCTAACCGAATCCTGCTTAGGAATACCATAATAAGCTGTATCCATCTCAACTAATGGTAAATAGCCCGCATATTCATATAAAGTGGAACGCTTTTTTCCGGTTAATTTATCATGTTCATTAAAAGAAGTCAAACCTAATCGTATCATAGAATTATTTCCTTTCTTTACTTGCTAACATTATTATGTATAAATGTTAAAACGGTTACTCTATCTGTTTATTTTATACTAAAAAAGACTAAGACAAAACAAAAAGTTGTCTCAGTCAGAAAATGACCTAGTTTTATAATGTTATTCGTTTTCTTTCCATTTCATATTCGCTTCACAATAGATTTGACCCTCAATTTGGATTTCATGTTTCGTTGTTTTACCTTCGTCTGTATCAAGGACTTCATAATGACTTTCGACAACTTGACCATACTCGACTTCTTTATCAAATTTCACATTGATATAGGTCGGCTCATGAGTGCTCAGAAAATCATAGCCTAATACATCTAGCATCCAATTGAAGTAAATGGCATTGTTTACATGCTGATTCCCATCAATATCAAAATACCGTACGCGATAAGGAGAAAACTCGCCATTTTCTACTTTTTCGATTTTTTCACTGCGGTAAATTTTCTTGATTTTTTCACTTTCGTACGGTTCAATAATTTCAGGTAAGACGCTACTCATTTTGCGATTTACTTTATCCATTAACACAAATGTCGACTTGATCAAGACACATTCCTGACCTTGTTCATCATGAATCCAAAAGTTTCGATAACAAAAATATTTATTATAGGCGATTGCTTGTGTTGTCACAGCAATTTTTTCCCCAACTTTAGGTAAACGCGTGATCTGGATTTCATAATTGGTAATAACCCAGCCTAGCCCAAATGACGAAACAAAGTCACTTCCTCGATCTAAGGCATCACTTTGTTCTTCGGATGTTTTGATCACAACGGCTAGCATTGACGGAATCGTCATTTTTCTCGTAATATCGCCATCGTAATAAGCTACTTCATATGGGGTCGTAAATTTTTTTGCCACTGGATCTCCTCCTTTTTCACTTATAAAACTAGTTAAATTATAACACAAGATCACTAGATGAAAACAAGTAACAAATAATCTACTATCCTCTTCAAAGTAAACCAGCAAGATTGTTCATTCATACTAAGAAATCGTATTCATTGTGCCTTTTGTTTCTGTTATACTTTGACTAATCATATTTACTTGGGAGGAAATCATGGAAAAGACCAGTATTGTTGGGAAACTTCAAGACCTTGTTATTTCCACTACTGAAGGAAGTATCAACACCACGATTGCACGAATTTTGTAAAAAAAAGTTGGACATGACGCACCGGATATCACGATTGAATCATTAGCAGCTGAATGTTTCACTCCACAGCTAGTATTAGTAGGTTGTCTAAAAAAATAGGGTACTCAAAATTTTCTGACATGAAACAGGCTTTTATTGGTTATCAGCTGGATACTAAAAAATTTATCAATAAAAATAATTTTGAATTAACACTGGGCAAGACTGACAAAGATCAAATACTTACTAAATATATCAAAGATATCACTACCTCTCTCCAATCATTAGAAAGCCATCTTGATTTAGAACAGATTGATGCCTTGTGTCAACGAATTCATGATACTGAGAACGTTTCAATCACATGAAACACTTGAAGCAAATGCGGGATCACAAACATTATGATTGGTCCTACTACAAAAGGAATCACGAAAATCGTATTCAACACTATTGGTATTCCGAAGATAACTGGTTCATTGATACCAAAAAACGTTGCTGGCAATGCCATTTTCCCTAACTTTTTATAGCGTTCACTTTTTGCTGTAAAAGCCATCAGCATAGCTAATCCTAATAAAGCACCTGAACCACCTAAGCTTGCATAAGTTCCGTAATGTTGATAAGTGATCACATTTGGTAATTGCTCGCCTGCTTCAAAAGTCGCCAGATTCATCAAACTTAGCGGAATAAAAACGGTTTGTAATATAAGACGAATGATCATATATCCATAAATCCCAAAAAACCATAAAAGCTGCGCTACAATGATTAAAAGGATAAATGACCAAGGGCTGTTTCCCAATGTTTGTAATGGACCACCTAAAATAGCATAAATAAAATTATTGGCATCTCCATATGAAGTCATTTCAAATCCAAAGCGTATACATGAAAATAGTCCTGTAAGAATAAAAGCTGGTGCGATAGAAGCAAACGATTTTGCAATCGTCGGCGGAACACTTTCTGGCATTTTGATGATGATTCCACGTTTAATCACACCACAATAGATGATTGGAATAACAATCCCTAAAATAATGCCCATAAACATCCCTTTTGCCCCTAAATACTCTGTTCCGATAACATTCTCAACAAAAACTATTTCCCCAGTTTCCAATTGATTGTTTACGCCACTAGGTAGCAAAAGAACAAACATAACTAATGAGATCAGAGCAGCAAAGAAAGCATCTTTTTTAAACCCGAACTTAATCGTTAAATTGTAAACAATAGCACAGACAACATACACGGCGATCAAATCTGTCGTGACCTTTGACGGATAGCTTAGAATAGTGGCTAAGCCTGTTGCTTTTAAAAAATTCTGATACCATTCAAATTGCATACTAGACACTAGTGTAAAAATAGCTCCTAGCATTGTGATCGGTAAAATCATTGAGAAACCATCAGAGATTGCGCTCATATATTGACTATTTTGAATTTTAATTGCAATGGGCATCAATCGATCATTAATTAGTGCTTCGATTTTATTCATTTATTTCACCCCAGCATTTTTTGTAATCGATCACAAAAACAGGATATCATAGCATTCACCTCATGATGTAGACAAGATTTGTACCATTTACAGAAGTAGAGCTTTTTACAATTTTTGAAAAAAACTATTTTTTTAAGTTTTCATAAAATAAATAAAATTTTTATATAAAAATAAAAAAACTTTTTAAAATAGATTGAAGTGCACATCCATTTTAAAAAGCTTCTCAGTTCTAACTAATTGTTTCAAAAAAAAATCTAATAACTAATTTTTTCACACTACACGTGACCTGTATTACCGTAACCAGGTACTTCACACAATAGATCTAAAAGTGTTTCCATCCCTATCCCTCCAAAAAAATTAGTTGATTCTAAGGGGATAATACCATACTATTATATAAAACTAGAACTATAACGCTTAAACATAGAGGGGAAAAATATGAGAATCAAAGGAGCCATAATCCGCACAGCAAGAAAACAAAAAAGGTTATCTCAGGTTACATTAGCCGCTGGAATTTGTACTCAAGGGACTGTTAGTAATATCGAAAATAAAAATGTATGCGACAGTCTTGAAATCCTTGATGCCATCTGCAAAAGATTAAACCTCAGTCTCGAAAGTGTACTGGATGATAATGATGAAAAGAAACTAATATCTTTACTAAATCATGTAGAAGAATTGTGTAATACCTTTAGACACAAAGAAGCTCATTCACTTTTAAAAGAAAAATCGATCAATGTTGCTGATTTCCAAAATAAAGAATTAGAAGTTCGCTGGTTTTATTTTATGGGGATCACGAATTTATTAGGCTATAATAATACAACTGACAGCTTATTTTATTTTTATAGAGCCGACGAACTCGGTGATTCAAATTCTGTTTACGCGATTCTTTCTGTCAATAGTTTAGGCATCGTTTATGAAATGGCTAATGAACTAGATAAGGCTCAGGTTTATTATGAGAAATCCATTGATATGCTGCAAAAAATGACAATCAAAATGCCCATTGAAGCAACCAAGATATTTTTCAATACGGCAAAGTTTTACTCGTTGATCAAAGAATACGACACAGCATTTGACTTAGCTACACAAGGCATGACTTTAAACCAATCTTATCAATCTTTGTATATGCTGGACTTGTTAGCATATGAAGCAGCATTCAACGATTATATGCGCTCTACACACTTAACAACACCCGATTTTAGCAGTGCTAAAGTTTTTGCCTCATTTAATCACAATCAAAGTTTATTAGATGTGATCGAAAATGATGAAAAAACTCTTTCTCGTTAAACAAAACTGCCAGTTGGCTGGGGATTCAAGCTCCTCTCAACTGACAGTTTTTTTATTTTTATCTAAAAACAATCAGAAAAACTTTTTTAGATAAAAAACATATAAAACTTCTCACCGTTTTATCATTTTAAAAAATAATTGCATATTATTTGAATAATATAAAACAACATGTTAAATTTAAAATTGTAAGCGCTATAAAAATATTTTTTAGGAGGAATCACAATGAAGAAAACAATGCTCAAAACAGTCCTTACCCTTGGTTTATTAGCAGGAGGTTTATCCGTTTCAACTACTGTTACACACGCTCACGGATACGTTTCATCACCTGGAAGTCGTGCCTATTTTGGTAGTACTCAAGGTGGCAAAATAAATAAAAATGTTGGACGTGCTAAGTGGGAACCTCAAAGTATTGAGGCAACAAAAAATACATTCACTCCAGGAAAATTAGCTAGTGCAGGCGTTAGCGGATTTGAACCATTAGATGTTCAGACAACAGATCGTTGGTACAAATCAGACATCACAACAGGACCACTTGCTATCAATTGGACCTTGACTGCTCGTCACAGAACTTCTACATGGGATTACTATATGACCAAACAAGGCTGGAATCAAAATCAACCGTTGGATATTAAAAACTTTGATTTGATTGGTCGTGTTGATGATAAAGCCACGATTCCTGAAGCTTCTGTTAATCACACAATTACCGTTCCTAGCGATCGCAAAGGCTATCATGTCATTTACGCTGTTTGGAATGTTTATGACACAACAAATGCCTTCTATCAAGCAATTGATGTCAACGTCAAATAATCAACAAAACAATCCAAAGGAGTCGTGTCCATGAAAATCAAACAACTTATTCCAGCCTTTTTACTCATTTCAGGTATTGCCTTCGGTAATTTACTCACTGCGGCTCCAGTAGAAGCTGCTGATTCGGCCAGTGAAATGGTCAGCGTAGCCAATAAAAAGGTCCTTGTTGGTTATTGGCATAACTGGGCTTCTAAAGGTAAAGATGGGTACAAACAAGGAACATCTGCCAATATTTCATTAGCGGACGTAAATAAAGCGTATAATGTCGTTCCAGTATCATTCATGAAAAGTGACGGTGTCAGCCGTATTCCAACGTTTGCACCTTATAACAAAACAGAGGCTGCTTTTCGTCAAGACGTCGCCTTGCTTAATAGTCAAGGACGTGCCGTTTTACTTGCCTTAGGTGGAGCAGATGCTCATATTCAATTAAAAACGGGGGATGAACAAGCTTTTGCAGACGAAATTATTCGTCAAGTTGAAACTTATGGCTTCGATGGGCTTGATATTGATCTAGAACAATCTGCAATTACAGCTGGTGATAATCAAACAGTCATCCCAACAGCTTTGAAGAAAGTCAAAGAGTACTATAAAACACAAGGTAAGAATTTCATCATCACGATG
The DNA window shown above is from Enterococcus sp. 12C11_DIV0727 and carries:
- a CDS encoding aspartate kinase, whose protein sequence is MKVTKFGGSSLASAAQLEKVLQIVKEDASRKFIVVSAPGKRSSEDIKVTDLLIAYYNTYLNNENTTEITGKIVGRYEAILDELGLDKEILNDIQQGIQKLATLPKQDNPHLFDAFLASGEDNNAKLVASFFQQRGLKARYKNPSDLGVIVSDEPGNARILPSSLSKINQFKTTDEILVIPGFFGFTEAGDICTFSRGGSDITGSIVAAGVEADIYENFTDVNGIFVAHPGIIHEPKTIKELTYREMRELAYAGFAVLHDEALMPAYRASIPVVIKNTNNPEHPGTLITTSRTVKHDPVVGIASDQGFASIYISKYLMNRELGFGRRLLQILEELGLSYEHMPSGIDDISIILREEQLTIEIEEQLMERLERELEPDELRIAHGLSMLMVVGEGMRQRIGVMADSTAALAFNKINLEMINQGSSEVSIMFGIREDQEKKAIQALYKTFFEVE
- a CDS encoding ABC transporter ATP-binding protein; protein product: MIELFNVSKNYGTKQALKELSLTIKPGEIFGFLGHNGAGKSTTIKSLVSIIQPSSGSIKVDSLELSENRQAIKQKIAYVPDTPDIFLQLTAGEYWDLISAAYGLEETQKQTRLSELASLFDMLSHQDETLASFSHGMRQKTIIIGALLPDPDIWILDEPLQGLDPQAAFDLKEMMKAHAAKGKTVIFSTHALDTAEQLCDQLAILKKGELIYNGSVADLLAQSPNESLESIYLKMAGRQSDMQLLERIEGDLDE
- a CDS encoding ABC transporter, producing MNKTQLLELTRVNLRYANPQVTDRARRKGKSGKALTRALINQYLLSGVLFLFIYGATMFLIDFSQMPGFFTYYVALFSILAFSQGISVIYNVFFESQDLPAYLPLPFKQSTIFSAKILVVALTVTPFVFPMFVVFLLTGWRAGIFLPVTIILAVLLFLLVLATVFAVCCLIVFGLTRTKFFKEHKKIVTSLLLGISMTIAIVGIIFMNGQSSYSETGQMDRSPITILLPLFQIVANPFSTSGLLSLAGLLGIFLVLMFAVKLLILPKLYEQLTDATTAKGAQRRKYKANQNLGQLLINYNKQLLKEPNLIMQVLSNSLLMPVIFIVTFAIGGSLNLSHLDFRFIGVVFLGGIALAWMTINQTSFISNLISLDQENFHFVRSLPISMSKYMQKKFLVGLVIQFILTGGIALIGSCLFRLPLLFGISFVAGALLGSYLLCLRFFARDYRFILLEWTSISQLFNRGAGNTGLVLTMLGSIFGSLIILVIYGFAAMYLPFWPLTLGVLILIVLVTIFWVRYYRKNFWTNFD
- a CDS encoding HAD family hydrolase; this translates as MKIDNPFEKAEAFHEKFDNRKPKIPTPFSAKQASDRAGFKTEELVEFLYGSANNDPAVFKELVEQLKVSVDQAEEKVLSKQKQVTDPLVEQVDALIDLLYFTYGSFSLLGVDPTDVFSIVHEANMGKIFPDGKPHYHPVTHKVMKPDNWEADFAPEPKIKAELERQKNAAEMN
- a CDS encoding Cof-type HAD-IIB family hydrolase, with the protein product MIKAIFFDIDGTLVNKNAKALESTKQAIALAQEQGIICGVATGRGPVHLSQQIDELNLDVFVTYNGQLVYTKDETIRADHFPEETLKRIVTFSDDYHRQIMFGSRKSLEGSSLMRFGQKKWAKKLSRFLPKRFPVTIAKNLVSRFSIHRKDQRYFDLAILKEPIYQCVLLSAKSEESFLKEQLEGCHLTRSNPYTVDIIPAGGSKLVGIKRCAEHFNLSLDEVMAFGDSWNDLEMLSHVGYGVAMGNAEEEIKKAAKYVTKSNEEDGIYQALSHYDVIR
- a CDS encoding DUF72 domain-containing protein, with protein sequence MIRLGLTSFNEHDKLTGKKRSTLYEYAGYLPLVEMDTAYYGIPKQDSVREWTKSVPENFRFVMKVYSGISCQGEWAQYYQDEEEMVEAFLTSMAPMIESGKLFAFLIQFSGTFSCTKENVQYLEKIRQWFAGFPIAIELRNGSWYTAKYIKQTLSFMKNNQFSLVAVDEPQIPTNPVPFFPYVTNDQFVLFRFHGRNAAGWMANDKDWRKKRTLYRYNAEEIAELSEAVEKMAGEAKEVAVIFNNNSGGDAAGNLLEMKAALKLEYDNLNPKQMGLF
- a CDS encoding acyl-ACP thioesterase domain-containing protein encodes the protein MAKKFTTPYEVAYYDGDITRKMTIPSMLAVVIKTSEEQSDALDRGSDFVSSFGLGWVITNYEIQITRLPKVGEKIAVTTQAIAYNKYFCYRNFWIHDEQGQECVLIKSTFVLMDKVNRKMSSVLPEIIEPYESEKIKKIYRSEKIEKVENGEFSPYRVRYFDIDGNQHVNNAIYFNWMLDVLGYDFLSTHEPTYINVKFDKEVEYGQVVESHYEVLDTDEGKTTKHEIQIEGQIYCEANMKWKENE
- a CDS encoding PTS sugar transporter subunit IIC, with product MNKIEALINDRLMPIAIKIQNSQYMSAISDGFSMILPITMLGAIFTLVSSMQFEWYQNFLKATGLATILSYPSKVTTDLIAVYVVCAIVYNLTIKFGFKKDAFFAALISLVMFVLLLPSGVNNQLETGEIVFVENVIGTEYLGAKGMFMGIILGIVIPIIYCGVIKRGIIIKMPESVPPTIAKSFASIAPAFILTGLFSCIRFGFEMTSYGDANNFIYAILGGPLQTLGNSPWSFILLIIVAQLLWFFGIYGYMIIRLILQTVFIPLSLMNLATFEAGEQLPNVITYQHYGTYASLGGSGALLGLAMLMAFTAKSERYKKLGKMALPATFFGINEPVIFGIPIVLNTIFVIPFVVGPIIMFVIPHLLQVFHVIETFSVS
- a CDS encoding helix-turn-helix domain-containing protein gives rise to the protein MRIKGAIIRTARKQKRLSQVTLAAGICTQGTVSNIENKNVCDSLEILDAICKRLNLSLESVLDDNDEKKLISLLNHVEELCNTFRHKEAHSLLKEKSINVADFQNKELEVRWFYFMGITNLLGYNNTTDSLFYFYRADELGDSNSVYAILSVNSLGIVYEMANELDKAQVYYEKSIDMLQKMTIKMPIEATKIFFNTAKFYSLIKEYDTAFDLATQGMTLNQSYQSLYMLDLLAYEAAFNDYMRSTHLTTPDFSSAKVFASFNHNQSLLDVIENDEKTLSR
- a CDS encoding lytic polysaccharide monooxygenase, which gives rise to MKKTMLKTVLTLGLLAGGLSVSTTVTHAHGYVSSPGSRAYFGSTQGGKINKNVGRAKWEPQSIEATKNTFTPGKLASAGVSGFEPLDVQTTDRWYKSDITTGPLAINWTLTARHRTSTWDYYMTKQGWNQNQPLDIKNFDLIGRVDDKATIPEASVNHTITVPSDRKGYHVIYAVWNVYDTTNAFYQAIDVNVK
- a CDS encoding chitinase, with the protein product MKIKQLIPAFLLISGIAFGNLLTAAPVEAADSASEMVSVANKKVLVGYWHNWASKGKDGYKQGTSANISLADVNKAYNVVPVSFMKSDGVSRIPTFAPYNKTEAAFRQDVALLNSQGRAVLLALGGADAHIQLKTGDEQAFADEIIRQVETYGFDGLDIDLEQSAITAGDNQTVIPTALKKVKEYYKTQGKNFIITMAPEFPYLKPGGAYEKYITSLDGYYDYIAPQLYNQGGDGVWVDEIMKWIPQSNDTLKYEFLYYMSDSMIHGTRTFLKIPNDKLVLGLPANVDGAGSGYVIDPNTVYRALNQLAKDGNPIKGLMTWSANWDTGTNVNGVSYNNEFATRYARILQ